A single genomic interval of Syntrophaceae bacterium harbors:
- a CDS encoding AAA family ATPase has protein sequence MTAAKIAITRSIEETGVRKNLLEDLALKTVYVVGEISLVELARSMGLSYRVAEELFQRLRREHLCQVTGMTGGTHRIETTSGGKTRALELLAHNQYVGPAPVSLEDYTDRIEAQSVRRIRVTPEDVRYAFQEWVLDDEMLDRLGVAATSGRGIFLYGPTGTGKTTIALSLTRLFDLDPVWVPYAVEVDGQIITVYDPVLHQRIELDADPEQDGRWVKCQRPRMMVGGELTIEMLDLQFNAATRFYSGPVQMKANNGILIIDDFGRQRVSPEELLNRWVVPLDRRVDFLTLAGGKKIEIPFDMLVVFATNLDPARLVDEAFLRRIQTKIKVDPLKPDQFREVFMRLCLKHDLDYEPALADELIRIITQERGEPLRACYPRDIIQQILWAAQYRRERPRLDRQAIEAACNNYFLAL, from the coding sequence ATGACAGCCGCGAAAATCGCCATCACCCGGTCCATCGAGGAAACGGGCGTCCGCAAGAACCTGCTCGAGGACCTCGCCCTCAAGACGGTCTACGTCGTGGGCGAGATCTCCCTCGTGGAGCTCGCCCGGAGCATGGGGCTGTCCTACCGGGTGGCGGAGGAGCTCTTCCAGCGCCTGCGCAGGGAGCATCTGTGCCAGGTCACGGGCATGACGGGGGGCACGCACCGCATCGAAACCACGTCCGGCGGCAAGACGAGGGCCCTCGAGCTGCTGGCGCACAACCAGTACGTGGGCCCCGCACCCGTGTCGCTCGAGGACTACACGGACCGCATCGAGGCGCAGAGCGTGCGCCGCATCCGGGTCACGCCGGAGGATGTCCGCTATGCCTTCCAGGAATGGGTGCTCGACGACGAGATGCTCGACCGTCTGGGTGTCGCCGCGACCTCGGGCCGGGGCATCTTCCTGTACGGGCCCACCGGCACGGGCAAGACGACGATCGCCCTGTCGCTCACGCGCCTCTTCGACCTGGACCCCGTCTGGGTGCCCTACGCCGTGGAGGTGGACGGGCAGATCATCACGGTCTATGACCCCGTCCTGCACCAGCGCATCGAGCTGGACGCGGACCCCGAGCAGGACGGCCGCTGGGTGAAGTGCCAGAGGCCGCGGATGATGGTGGGCGGGGAGCTGACGATCGAGATGCTCGATTTGCAGTTCAACGCCGCGACGCGCTTCTACTCGGGGCCGGTGCAGATGAAGGCCAACAACGGCATCCTGATCATCGACGACTTCGGCCGCCAGCGCGTGAGCCCCGAGGAGCTGCTCAACCGCTGGGTCGTGCCGCTCGACCGCCGCGTGGACTTCCTGACCCTGGCGGGCGGCAAGAAGATCGAGATCCCCTTCGACATGCTCGTCGTCTTCGCCACGAATCTCGACCCGGCCCGCCTGGTGGACGAGGCCTTCCTGCGGCGCATCCAGACGAAGATCAAGGTCGACCCCCTGAAGCCCGACCAGTTCCGCGAAGTGTTCATGCGCCTGTGCCTGAAGCACGACCTGGATTACGAGCCGGCCCTGGCCGACGAGCTGATCCGGATCATCACACAGGAGAGAGGGGAGCCCCTGCGGGCCTGTTACCCCAGGGACATTATCCAGCAGATTCTCTGGGCGGCCCAGTATCGCCGGGAGAGGCCGCGGCTCGACCGCCAGGCCATCGAGGCCGCCTGCAACAACTACTTCCTGGCGCTCTGA